The following coding sequences lie in one Anomaloglossus baeobatrachus isolate aAnoBae1 chromosome 7, aAnoBae1.hap1, whole genome shotgun sequence genomic window:
- the LOC142246282 gene encoding histone H2B 1.1-like — MPDPAKSAPAAKKGSKKAVTKTQKKDGKKRRKSRKESYAIYVYKVLKQVHPDTGISSKAKGIMNCFVGDIFDRISGEASRLAHYNKRHTITSREIQTAVRLLLPGELAKHAVSEGTKAVTKYTSAK; from the coding sequence ATGCCTGATCCCGCCAAGTCCGCCCCAGCCGCCaagaagggctccaagaaagccgtgaccaagactcagaagaaggacggcaagaagcggaggaagagccggaaggagagctatgccatctacgtgtacaaggtgctgaagcaggtgcaccccgacaccggcatctcctccaaggccaAGGGCATCATGAACTGCTTCGTGGGTGACATTTTCGACCGCATCTCaggggaagcctcccgcctggctcattacaacaagcgccacaccatcacctcccgggagatccagaccgccgtgcgcctgctgctgccgggagagctggccaagcacgccgtgtccgagggcaccaaggccgtcaccaagtacaccagcgccaagtga